The following coding sequences are from one Deltaproteobacteria bacterium window:
- the queG gene encoding tRNA epoxyqueuosine(34) reductase QueG, which produces MIGEVRLPEDLLFLKDKILDLGFSSCGYSAVTRPLNYEKYKQWLEKGYHGEMLYLQKHLQIKQNLQEINPQIKSIFSLTHPYRVLSQKNKDTPLNSSLKISSLKIAHYAQDEDYHVWLLEKLEALIRELQVFFPNEFFRATTDSFPILERDFAYQNGLGWIGKNSCLIHPKRGSFFLIGNILSSLYLKSEVPTPLHDFCGKCNRCIEACPTSAIQENRTLDAKRCISYWTIESKSIPPDEIKNKIGDHFFGCDICQTVCPWNQKVGIPIKTNDLLASDLRFILEASAELLKEKFKTTALSRSKAFGLKRNALIVIANQRIEELRPEVETLLSEDGIGSLAAWTLAEMSRP; this is translated from the coding sequence ATGATAGGTGAGGTAAGGTTACCAGAAGATTTATTATTTCTAAAAGATAAGATTCTGGATCTTGGCTTTAGCAGCTGTGGCTACTCTGCGGTGACTCGGCCATTGAACTATGAAAAGTATAAACAATGGCTTGAGAAAGGTTATCATGGGGAGATGCTTTATTTGCAAAAGCACCTGCAAATAAAGCAAAACCTGCAAGAGATTAATCCTCAGATTAAATCTATTTTTTCTTTAACTCATCCCTATCGGGTTTTAAGTCAAAAAAATAAAGACACCCCATTAAACTCTTCTTTAAAGATCTCTTCTTTGAAGATCGCACACTATGCCCAGGATGAGGACTATCATGTTTGGCTGCTGGAGAAACTCGAGGCTCTCATCAGGGAGCTTCAAGTATTTTTTCCGAATGAATTTTTTAGGGCCACAACGGACAGTTTTCCAATACTTGAGCGAGATTTTGCTTATCAGAATGGATTGGGGTGGATTGGTAAAAACTCATGCCTTATTCATCCCAAGCGAGGTTCCTTTTTTTTAATTGGAAATATCCTTTCAAGTCTTTATTTAAAGTCAGAGGTCCCAACGCCCCTTCATGATTTTTGTGGGAAATGTAATAGGTGTATCGAGGCCTGTCCCACATCAGCAATTCAGGAGAATCGAACTTTAGATGCAAAGAGATGTATTTCTTATTGGACGATTGAATCAAAATCCATACCTCCTGACGAGATCAAAAATAAGATCGGTGATCATTTTTTTGGATGTGATATTTGTCAAACGGTTTGTCCTTGGAATCAAAAAGTAGGGATACCCATTAAGACAAATGATTTGTTAGCCAGCGATTTGAGATTTATTTTAGAAGCTTCAGCTGAGTTATTAAAGGAAAAATTTAAAACGACAGCCCTTTCAAGATCTAAAGCCTTTGGCTTAAAAAGAAATGCTCTTATTGTTATTGCCAATCAAAGGATAGAAGAACTAAGGCCTGAAGTGGAGACCCTATTGAGTGAGGATGGGATTGGCAGCTTAGCCGCATGGACATTGGCAGAGATGTCACGGCCATAG
- a CDS encoding tyrosine-type recombinase/integrase — protein sequence MELNLWVEFFDELQNVRGRSQNTVMAYRRDLELWIKFKIQSPTAQVVDFYEFMKKENLSPRSQARVISSLRTYFRFCESRGVKAPELRELKPPKIKLSLPKSLNQDEFQKLFDSCVVSDPNKTSRNKITLLLLYGLGCRVTELIGLNVNDFNPTDRWVKILGKANKERLVPLTDTLNESLNYYLREVRQHLVGEATPAILINDRGNRPSRVDVWRWLDSWSQKAGFPETVNPHRFRHGCATALLEGGADLRSIQMLLGHASIQTTQVYTSVTTKNIAQVIDEHHPLSEVKSEVRDLKKEPEIEN from the coding sequence ATGGAATTAAATTTATGGGTTGAATTTTTTGATGAGTTGCAGAACGTGAGGGGTCGGTCTCAAAATACAGTGATGGCCTATCGACGAGACCTAGAGTTGTGGATCAAGTTTAAAATACAGAGTCCAACGGCTCAGGTTGTTGATTTCTATGAATTCATGAAAAAAGAAAATTTATCTCCGCGGTCACAAGCCAGGGTTATTTCTTCCTTAAGAACCTATTTTCGATTTTGTGAGTCTCGTGGAGTGAAGGCCCCAGAGTTGAGAGAATTAAAACCACCTAAAATAAAATTGTCTTTGCCTAAGTCATTAAATCAAGATGAATTTCAAAAATTGTTTGATTCCTGTGTTGTTTCGGATCCAAATAAAACCTCTAGAAATAAAATCACACTTTTACTTTTATATGGACTGGGTTGTCGGGTGACAGAACTTATTGGATTGAACGTCAATGATTTTAATCCGACCGATCGTTGGGTTAAAATTCTAGGAAAGGCTAATAAAGAAAGATTGGTTCCTTTGACGGATACTTTAAATGAAAGTTTAAATTATTACTTGCGAGAAGTGCGACAACATTTAGTAGGGGAAGCCACTCCAGCTATTTTAATCAATGATAGGGGAAATCGCCCTTCAAGAGTCGATGTTTGGCGTTGGTTAGACAGTTGGTCTCAGAAAGCAGGCTTTCCAGAGACCGTTAATCCCCATCGATTTCGCCACGGTTGTGCGACAGCTTTGTTAGAAGGTGGTGCTGATTTGAGGTCTATTCAAATGTTGTTGGGTCATGCAAGCATTCAAACCACCCAAGTTTACACGAGTGTCACCACTAAAAACATCGCTCAGGTTATTGATGAGCATCATCCTTTATCTGAAGTGAAGTCAGAGGTAAGAGATCTTAAAAAAGAACCTGAAATTGAAAATTAG
- a CDS encoding helix-turn-helix transcriptional regulator — translation MQEDETKRSSTKKVTKTLLAFKAARLSLGLNRRQAAERCSCSVRALEQLENGRCNYTEDRIRRLVRKMGMEWDEFHKIENSPEKALAQIDAYNLERTLSRKPRRNLYKIVTKEVRAIRILRKRRGVSQYKASELCGFKECTFGLIEAGRTDLTDNRIDQILRSLGYKRQDFDKIVRADLIADEVITEITSLLELLDDSALHSILIMIKALAKK, via the coding sequence ATGCAAGAAGATGAAACGAAACGCTCATCCACTAAAAAAGTAACGAAGACCTTGTTGGCCTTTAAGGCCGCAAGACTGTCGTTGGGTTTGAACCGTCGGCAGGCTGCCGAACGATGTTCGTGCTCAGTCAGAGCTCTTGAGCAGCTTGAGAATGGTCGTTGTAACTACACCGAAGATCGCATTAGGCGACTAGTTAGAAAAATGGGAATGGAGTGGGACGAATTTCACAAGATCGAAAATTCCCCCGAAAAGGCTCTCGCTCAAATTGATGCCTACAATCTTGAAAGAACGCTATCGCGAAAACCAAGACGCAATCTTTATAAAATCGTTACCAAAGAAGTCCGTGCAATTCGCATTTTGCGAAAGAGGCGTGGAGTTTCTCAATACAAAGCCTCTGAACTTTGCGGATTCAAAGAATGCACTTTCGGTCTTATTGAAGCAGGTCGAACGGATTTAACTGATAATAGAATTGATCAGATTTTACGTTCACTCGGTTATAAGCGGCAGGATTTTGATAAAATCGTTCGCGCCGACCTGATCGCTGACGAAGTAATTACTGAAATCACAAGTCTGCTTGAACTGCTGGACGACTCGGCCCTGCATTCAATTTTAATCATGATCAAAGCTTTAGCCAAAAAATAG
- a CDS encoding ATP-binding protein yields MKIFGFCQHFNNWVQVEIEVSLIPGLPLIHILGLPDQAVKESSIKIKSAMRSQNFEFPKAKQIIINIRGGDFKKKSPGLDLPMALGILTKTNQILPGFENDIFAFGELGLSGEVFQLEDTVLDNLLLDNINVSKNKFFSGEIDSPLRAKNHFQLKQLKDLKNLDSINKGIPEMNSSSGVLGNQNKAFFKKRKIEINLKNQQEFKKLKFSQEEAKLLELVTMGRHSLLLMGPRGLGKSTLAEALNYLSSEPTPSVYTHYKKYFHHHGNEFWRPFVKPHHSISHLALIGGGAQCSPGEVTRAHGGILLLDEMLEFDGKCQEALREPIQTKEVHLVRGRKFHTYPSDFQLIATTNLCPCGQWLPGELVECNYSGARCHKYREKLSGPMLDRFEILYFLKPQKKDSFNVSLESLKEKIDGKRKNNESLERQREQIVFNKESLSEALTYRLDSELNSFRRLRASIEIAKTLAILHGKDHVEDQEMVESLEYTWQAFLELKI; encoded by the coding sequence ATGAAAATATTTGGTTTTTGTCAGCACTTTAACAATTGGGTCCAGGTTGAAATTGAAGTGAGCTTAATTCCTGGTTTACCTCTGATTCATATTTTAGGATTGCCTGATCAGGCGGTTAAAGAAAGCTCAATCAAAATTAAGTCTGCAATGAGAAGTCAAAACTTTGAATTCCCAAAGGCAAAACAAATTATTATTAATATTCGAGGCGGAGATTTTAAAAAAAAATCTCCAGGTTTGGATTTGCCCATGGCACTAGGAATTCTGACTAAAACCAATCAAATTCTACCAGGTTTTGAAAATGATATCTTTGCCTTTGGTGAGTTGGGTTTAAGTGGTGAAGTCTTTCAACTAGAGGATACCGTTTTAGATAACTTGTTATTAGATAATATTAATGTAAGCAAAAATAAATTTTTCTCCGGAGAGATCGACTCCCCTCTGCGAGCTAAAAATCATTTTCAATTAAAACAACTTAAAGATTTAAAAAACTTGGATTCAATTAATAAGGGAATTCCAGAGATGAATTCTTCTTCTGGAGTGTTAGGCAATCAGAATAAAGCGTTTTTTAAAAAAAGAAAAATTGAAATTAATTTAAAAAACCAGCAGGAATTTAAAAAATTAAAATTTTCCCAAGAAGAAGCTAAGCTTTTAGAGCTTGTAACTATGGGAAGGCACTCGTTATTATTAATGGGACCACGAGGTCTGGGGAAAAGCACCTTGGCAGAAGCACTAAATTATCTATCATCAGAGCCGACCCCCTCTGTGTACACTCATTATAAAAAATACTTTCATCATCATGGAAATGAATTTTGGCGTCCCTTTGTAAAACCACATCATTCCATTTCCCATTTGGCCCTCATCGGAGGTGGCGCCCAATGCTCACCCGGAGAGGTCACGAGGGCGCACGGGGGAATATTATTACTTGATGAAATGTTAGAGTTTGATGGCAAATGCCAAGAGGCTCTGCGGGAGCCAATTCAAACTAAAGAGGTTCATCTAGTTCGCGGTAGAAAATTTCATACCTACCCATCAGATTTCCAACTGATAGCAACAACCAACTTGTGCCCCTGTGGGCAATGGCTTCCAGGAGAGCTGGTAGAATGTAATTATTCCGGAGCTAGATGCCATAAGTACCGAGAAAAACTTTCTGGCCCCATGTTGGACAGGTTTGAAATTTTATATTTCCTAAAACCACAAAAAAAAGATTCTTTCAATGTTTCCTTGGAAAGCCTAAAGGAGAAAATTGACGGAAAAAGGAAGAACAATGAGTCCCTCGAAAGACAAAGAGAACAAATAGTCTTTAATAAGGAGAGTCTTTCGGAGGCCTTAACGTATCGTCTTGATTCAGAGTTAAATTCATTTAGAAGACTTCGCGCGTCGATAGAAATTGCCAAAACTCTGGCCATTCTTCACGGAAAGGATCATGTCGAAGATCAAGAAATGGTTGAGTCTTTAGAATATACATGGCAGGCATTCCTGGAACTAAAAATATAA
- a CDS encoding urate hydroxylase PuuD — protein MDLAILNMSGVHFILKWLHLFFGILWIGHLYYFNFTQGAFMNQTDAPAKSQVQQKLLPIALWWFRWGAMWTLVTGLLMLHTASSTGFSLSGDWGVKILTGSLFGITMWFNVWFIIWPNQKIVIQNAKDVAEGKPANPAVASAGAKALLASRTNTLFSIPMLFYMLGAAHLPIQMNMDKVIIYWVVLLLLWAGIELNVFKGKLGPLTTVKGVISSGFAFTLLIYLLMEIIL, from the coding sequence ATGGATTTAGCAATATTGAATATGTCAGGGGTACATTTTATACTAAAATGGTTACATCTGTTTTTTGGAATACTTTGGATTGGTCATCTTTATTATTTTAATTTCACTCAAGGTGCATTTATGAATCAAACGGATGCTCCTGCCAAATCTCAGGTTCAGCAAAAACTTTTGCCAATCGCCCTGTGGTGGTTTCGTTGGGGTGCCATGTGGACTTTGGTGACTGGCTTGTTAATGCTTCATACAGCAAGCTCAACAGGATTTAGTCTTTCTGGGGATTGGGGCGTTAAGATCCTGACAGGAAGTTTATTTGGAATCACTATGTGGTTTAATGTTTGGTTTATTATTTGGCCTAATCAAAAAATTGTGATTCAGAATGCTAAAGACGTAGCCGAGGGAAAGCCTGCAAACCCGGCGGTTGCAAGCGCTGGGGCAAAGGCCTTACTCGCTTCGCGAACCAATACATTATTTTCTATTCCCATGTTGTTTTATATGCTTGGAGCCGCTCATTTGCCCATACAGATGAATATGGATAAGGTTATAATTTACTGGGTGGTTTTACTTCTTCTTTGGGCAGGTATTGAATTGAATGTGTTCAAAGGAAAGTTGGGTCCATTGACAACGGTCAAAGGTGTGATTTCTTCAGGATTTGCATTTACTTTGCTAATTTATCTCTTAATGGAGATAATTCTCTAA
- a CDS encoding CGNR zinc finger domain-containing protein has product MKKAQHEEKGPFLLYKEGQLIGWGTDDVKNLLKAANEAVIDEETKSRKLTYDEYFKIIIHDWFEIFVNDGITEKVVKHLNHRLSHIRYHHILMHSKEGLPYWRYIANSESIMVDPELQSAYGITHLLAIGALKNLKRCEMKDCQKFFIGPPNRKWCSKSCGSLFRVRQKRKKDKY; this is encoded by the coding sequence TTGAAAAAAGCGCAACATGAAGAAAAAGGTCCATTTTTGCTGTATAAAGAAGGTCAACTGATTGGTTGGGGAACGGATGATGTTAAAAATTTACTCAAAGCAGCGAACGAAGCCGTCATAGACGAGGAAACAAAAAGCAGAAAATTGACCTACGACGAATATTTTAAAATCATTATTCACGACTGGTTCGAGATATTCGTAAATGACGGCATCACCGAAAAAGTCGTCAAACATCTAAATCATAGATTATCGCACATTCGCTACCATCATATTCTAATGCATTCAAAAGAGGGTCTTCCTTATTGGCGATACATTGCAAATTCTGAGTCAATAATGGTTGATCCTGAGCTTCAGTCGGCTTATGGCATTACTCATTTATTGGCTATCGGTGCACTCAAGAATTTAAAACGATGTGAGATGAAAGACTGCCAAAAGTTTTTTATTGGCCCTCCCAATAGGAAGTGGTGCTCCAAGTCCTGCGGCTCTCTCTTTCGAGTCAGACAGAAACGTAAAAAAGATAAATATTAA